Within Vicia villosa cultivar HV-30 ecotype Madison, WI linkage group LG1, Vvil1.0, whole genome shotgun sequence, the genomic segment acACCCACTCAAAAATAGTTTTTAGACACGTCTCTTTCAAAACCTCTTAAGAAAAAATTGGAAATGAATTTTTAActttgataattaattatggtttGTAGATAATCGATTATGAGACATTTCTCGCCCCATAATTGATAATTTATGTGTCATAATAAATTTGGAAACGTATAGTTGAGAAAAAGATTAAGGTGCATTACAAAAGCATATGATTTGAATAATTGATTATAGATATGCCATAATCGATTATGGACTGAATACAAACTTGTTTTCTTTGTGTTCTTTTTTACAGAAATTTATGTCAAGTTAACTATATAAAAGACTCTGGTGATCATTTATAAAATACACCAACTGACTTAAAACCTTACAAAAAGTCTTTTCTCCATTTCACACTCTGTTTTACAATTTTCACACTTTGATCTTATTAAATAGGCTTGTTCtcttaaaattctaaaatttaaaaGTTGTAAGTTTAAGTTGTGTTAAGAGTTTGGTGTAAAGGTTTCAAGCTTAACATGTGTTAAAATTTTGATAAATAGTGAAAGTCTCAAGATGCTCTCCTTGAGAGATGTACCTAAGCCATATGAATTGGGCCAAACTAGGATAAACTCTTGCGCACTCTTTCCTTTCTATCTTGTCTCATATATTTTCTAGTTATTTATCTTAAATATTTTTCCTCATTTTTCTTTTGCGCAAAACTCTTTAGAAAGCCTTTATttcttaatgtttttttatatacACACAATTCAACCCCACCCTTTTATGCTTGAAGTCATTTTTCAAACAGTGACATTAAACCTAACTATTTTGTACTAAATAATTATCTCAAGAGGCAAGGTGACTTCAAACTATTCATTATAAGTAGGATTGGTGAGGAAGAGAGAAAAaagttgattatatatatatatatatatatatatatatatatatatatatatatatatatatatatatatatatatatatatatatatatatatatatatatataaaagtaggATTTATATCTTTTTGTTTATCAATACTGAGGTATAtgaatgaaagaagaacttgagaagGAACATGAAAGTATTCTGGCAACAAGTGTCAAACTTATACATTATCATAAAAGTAGCTAAACTCgtgtttttcttaaaaataattttaaagattTTTCCTTGTGGACAAGAAAAGGttcaagtttggggttgtgatgacAGTTTGTCATTGCATTTTTATAGTATAAATTTTAGTCAAATTATGATCTTTTTACTGTTAATTCATTtatgtttttgtaggttttaatACAGATTTTGAAGAGGCGTGAAAAAGACCAACCTAAAGCAACATCATCCTAACTAGAAAAATTCTTTGGAATTTTATTATGAAAGTTATGATGAAAAAATAAAGAGAGGACTTGTACataagaaaaggaagaaaaagcagagaaattgcaacaaaaaaaaagtaaaaaagtgTTGCACCTAAGTCAtagaaaaaaaaagttataacaaaaggatgaaatatttaaaataactatttaaacaaaaaatttcatttgaagctttttgAAATTGTATTCCTAAAGGGAGAGATGTTGGACATAATGTCTTGAGACAATGTGtacaatgaaaatatgacaatatAGTTTATACAAGATGAGGAAGCATAAAAGAAATAAAGGAAACAATATTTTTTAACCCAATTCAGTGTAAACCATACCTATATTTGGGAGGCATGCAACACAAGAAAGGAAATTCATTCCTCTATATTACAAAGTGTCTTAGATGAACAAACCCCTTGTTCAATGCTCCTCTTCTTAATTCTATCCTAGTGTCTTTCGATTTAGGACTACTCCTAAATATAAGAACcccctctctctttctctcaatcactaatcCCAAATGATCAACTTCAATAAACAACTTTAAGAATATtgaattacaactcaactaaacAAACCAAACTCTATGCTTTAAGATATAAATGAAAGCGCTAGAGTGGTGTATaagaaacacaaacaaaagactcAAGTAAACCTAGCACAAATATATTCAATCCTATCTCACACCCTAAATGATAAGGCGAGAGTCTCCTTAAATAGAAATGCAATTATGGGTTTTTTCTCCTTtttataattgatttgatttcgtCCATAATTATAGCTGAAACAGTTGAATTTGATTTGCTCCACAAAAGTCTCTAACAAAATATATGATTTGTTTTTAATtcatattcaaatttaaatctccaaTTAAATTGAGTTGATCTTCAAACAGTTGTCAAACAAATCACACAAACGCAATGCTAAACAATAGCAATAAATATGATAGAATCTCAACTAGAATTTCTCTCCTAAAAATGCGACATTATTGGCGTGATGAACTAGGTCTAGATGTTACACACATGTTTGAACATTGTGTCCCACATGTGTACCTTCTGCATCAGAACAACTTAAACACTCTATGTTGTTTTACATAATGCGGTTTATTCATAAGGagcatcatttttttaaaaaaaattgtaaatttttttcaaacaaaaatatgtagcactataaaaataatttttaaataaatgaaacATACATGCCTAATATCTTGTGTTTAATGCATTTTCTTGTCTAAAAAATTGGGGGATCAATCTAGATAACAATTCAGTACTAATCGTAGATATTTTTATTGGAATTAAATATTGTTTGGAGGTTATTTATGATTTCTAGATGTAGGACATATTCTATTGTGACATATGTATTTTATGTTCGATCAAATGTTTTTTGGTTGCAACTTTGCCTTAGACATGGGAGAATTATAATCAGACAAATTGGCTTACACAACGAGAAGAGATTAACTACATGTAAAAGGGAAAATTCTAAAGGAGGCTTAATCGTTTCCCTTATCATAAGTTTTACCTTTAGTTTAGCTAGCAAATTTTACAGATATCCACACAACCAATTCAGTCGTGCTACGCGGACCCCCTGTTTGCATTATGTCATTTATGTttctaataataaatataattaattcactCTTGTTGAGATAAAAACAACTTGTATGAAAAAGATATAAATTTACTCACCACTTGTGATTTTTATTTGCAAAAATTATCCTAGACTTCTATTTTTAGTCCAATAGAACTTACAATGACTTTGATTGGGCCATTGAATCATATGATATAAGGTCCACTTTTGTCTCTTGAATTAACTTTATTCCTAATCTCTTCTCTCAAAATTCATAGAAACAACATTTGGTAGCCAAATTAAGTGTAGAAGCAGAATATAGAGAACTTGCCCATACCACTTCTAAATTGCATTGGTTGGAATCCTTATTAGATGAGTCATGCATTCTTTTTCTTACTCCTACTTTGTTGTTTACAACTTATGTGTTTTCTTATTACAACTTAACTGTGTTCTTATTATCTCTTATTTACATGCTAGAACAAAAACATATTAAACTTATTATCCATTTTGTTATAAAAAGGATTGTGTCTACACAAGCTGCACATCAAGCATGTCTTAGCATCTGCACAAATTGCAGATACTTTAACCAAATATCTTTATACTCTACTATTAAAAATTAAAGAGCAAACTTACGGTTATTTCAAGATAGTCACCATAGTTTTATAGAGAAGTATTATcacattaaaaaaattctaatatcTATCACTTATTATTAAACAAGTTTGAAGTTAATTAGTAATGATTGTTCTTGAATAACAAACTTTCTCTTTTGTACTTTATGATTATTGCTCTAATATAAAAGAAGAAGCATAGCTTGTAGTAAGctgataatttttattataatattcaataaaattatttttttgaatatttttattaaagGTGAATAACCTATAACCATGTAAGAGGTTGGGGAAAAAAGTAATGTTCCCTAATAAATAAAGGTTTTTTTATGGTGGCATCATGGTAGAGTGACAAGTAAAACACTCTATTTATTTAAACATCCATAGCTAACATTCAAGGATCACAAGTTACTAAATTGAGGGAGAGAATATGGTCCATTAATAATACCATCAGCAATCAATTTGTATGCCGCCTCAGTCAAATGAATACCATCCCACCCAATATATCGAGAAGGATCGTCACAAGAAATCACGCCTGGTTTTCCACAAGGTTTTGAAGCATTGTAATTATATGAACCTCCCATTCCACAACATGTTTGGAGTCCTATAAAACCTGCACTGGCATCGAGTTAAAAATCATAACACTAGTTATGAAAGAATATCTTAGACTAACTCATTTTATATAAACACTAAATCCTTAAAGAGTATACTAACCTCACTTTACtgtttctaaatatatatttctaaaagttaaagaagcaacaaattaGAGACTTAGGAAGTAATTTACTTTAGAAGTTGAGTGTTGGTTTACCAAATTTTGTTGGAAACTGGTATAGTGGCAATGCAGCATTGTAATAGTCAGCATATATGATATTAGCATGAGGATGAATTTCTCGAAGCTTATATATCTTATATTGGAGCTTCTGGTTATAATATTTAGCAAGTTTGTTTAGCCACTTCAAACAACCGAATGAGTCATATTGGTTACCATCCTTGGTTtcataaagggttaaatataatGCATTGCATCCTAGTGGCAAATTCCCAGGGACCAATAGTGTGCGTGCCCCTAGATCAATCAACTcctatgaaaatataaaatacaacTTATGTACGcttgaaaaaaatgaaattcaaacagAAATTTATTCATACACTGTAATAGAGAGAAAACAATCTTACATTGATTGATGAAGTTATTACTTTGATTACATCTGGCACATATGTACTAACCTCTTCTATGCTCTTCCGTATAAATAAGGGATAGTTGAAGTCATTGCCTCCAATCTCTCCCACAAGAAATAATGAGTTTTTAAGAATATCATGGCAGCCTACAAGATTGCACTTCAATTCATTAACTTAACTGAATTGACTTAAGTTATATTATTGATTCatttttaatcaataattgttGTGTTGATTCTAAGCGTGTGAGCTATTTGTGCACAAGTGTGAGTTGGAAGTTCCACATTAGTTAGAAAAATGGAGCTTGAACACTTTACAAGTGAAAGAAtccatacacctatcaccttaagattttgggtaaatatgtggtgtctctctcactTAATAATTGCTCTTGACCCTATGTGGATGCTCTGTTTTGACCCAATTGTGGTATTAGAGCCGATAATTCAAAAGTAAAGGACTGACTCCTTATATTGAAAGTATTCCTGACATGGTGGTGGTTAGACGAAGTGTCTCACTGAAGTGACTATGATGTGGTAAGAGTGTCAATAAATgtacaagtatatatagatgaatgAGCTTCCGCTTGAGGGATGACAATACAAGTGTTTGTGGATGAAATAACTTCCGCTTGAGGAGAAACATAGTGGATGGACTCACACTCGAGGGGAGTATTTTTGCACAATCATCAACAACATTAGAAGAAATGATGCTTTTGGGCCATTTTATGTCGTATTAAAAACATCATGCAATATTTCTAATTTAATCTCAACTTGACAAAGTGTGAGCACACATTAATTGAAATTGCTCAATTGGTATCTTcttaattttaatgttttgtcaaaaaaaattatttggaatAAAATTCTGGTATTGTATTTTGTGTGTATTCATATAATCCGTTTATTTGATTAGAATTGTACCTTGAGTTACCCTCTCATTCAATAAATTTTATTTGAACTCATGCCATTGTGTTTTGAATGAACAGTTAGAAAACTTAAAATAAGCTGGTCAAAGTCAACATCTTGTGTGTGTCTTGAATGACAAAGTTAGAAAACTTAAAACAAGATTTTTTTGAagcttgattcaaatcaaacatcaATTTAAAATTTGGATTTTGCCACTCTCAAGTTTATTCGAATCAAGGATATGTATGACTTGAATATCAATACTCCTTGAGTCGAATCACACCTCCTTTTGACTCAAATAATGACTACTCactattctttaaaaaaatcatgaTTCGGATCACTCTTTTGTCTGACTTGAATCATAAGTGCAAACCATGActcaaataaaaatggaaaacttTTCATTTTATTACCTTGATTCAAGTCATTCTTTTTGTTGAATCAAATCATAACCTCATGATTTGACTTAACTCATTAGTATTTTTTCTCAACTTTTTGTGCCAAACCTCTAGTACCTAtataaatagtttttatcttttaTTCCAAATAAAATAATTCACTTTGATGTGAGATCAAATCCTCATTTTAAAAAATGCTTTAGAAAAAACACAAGAGAGTTTTTTCTTTCACCAAAGCTCTTCCACCTTGTTTTGACCTTGTGAAAAACTTCTTAGAATGTTGATCTCTTGATATCTAACTTGTGTTGCGTGAGATTAGTTAGAtaaccttcatcatcttcaaccatgaACAAAGAAACCATTTTTGTGGCGCTCAACTCTAAAGATTTAGTCTGAGTGGTAGATCCAAGATACATTAGGGAATCTAATGTTTTTTTGATAAAGTTTTGTTGTGTGTATTAGGATAAAGAATCGTTTTGTATCTATGGTATCTGAATATTGACATCCAACAAGGTAAGATTTTCTCTATACTCCATGGAAAACTTCAGTAgaatcaattaaatattagtgcAAAACAAAGATGGGAATCGGTATGGCTGAGTAAAGGTCACTGCAGAACAAAAAATTGAAGCATGATTTTTGTGTCTTGCAAAATTTTTGTATCAAGATCAAGTGAAGATATTGAAATGATTTGCAATTTCAGTGTTCTTCTATAATAGAAGGGAGAATCAATTTAGACTTGTGTTGGCTAAAGCGATTAGCTTGTAGTATTCATTAGTGTACTAAAAATATTCttgtattaattttataaaatagtgAAAGACCCTACAATTCATCAATGGTGAAACCATTGAAGAGTAGACTAAGCTCTAGCGAGGAAGAATGAGTTGAACCTCTATAAGTCTGGTGTACATTTTTCTTCTCCTTAACTCTTTTACATTTTTGCATAGTATTGCATGTCTTagtatatttttcattttagaaTATCATGTCATTAGAGTTTTACCTTACTTATATAGTGATTTATTGTATAAGATTAGGTCTATGATGGATCTAGTCCATTGATTATTCTATCTTTCTTTCATAATTGTAAAGACTTTTAATTTTAGATTGAACAACCCGTGATCAAAATTCTATTTAAACCACGTGCAAAAATTGAATTATGAAATTGTTGTATTTCTTGTCAAAGAAACTTCACTTACTtcgattttgtttattttttactaTCTATTGTAATTGTGAAAAACATTGAAACAAATCATTTTCAATATATCTGCTATATTTTCCATCCGCAATTGTTATCTGCATAACGTCTCGTAAAATTCTAATTTGTTAAAAGTAAACAATCTTGAAAATTATTTTAGGGGatcaatataataaattcaaccCCCAGACCATCTTATTCTCATATTATCCACCAATAATTGGCCTAAGAACTGGTCTTTTATCATGTCCTACGACTTCAAAAATTGAGGATATGGTTAAAATGATCCAAATGACGTGTTCAATAGAATTCTCAGTTTTTTAAGCGAAGTTGATACATTTAGAAGTCGTCATGCTATTTGTTTGATATCATTAATTAAATAACCTAGGATTGTGTGCCCCTTCAAGCTTTTGTCTTTCATGGACGCTTATTCAGGGTACAATTAGATACCAATGGAACCCAAGAATGCACGAGGACAACATTTACGACCGATTTTGTTACAAGGTAATGTCTTTCTTGCTAAAAAATGAAGGTGTAACATATTAGTGAATAAGGAATAAAAGGACACATGTATCGGAGGTGTACATAGACAACATGATAGTGAAATCTAGTAAAAAAGAAGCTCATTTTGCCCATTAGAAGGTCATGTTTAGAAAAGTCTAAATACTAAGGCTTTGTTTGAAATGACAAAATTTTGAGCTTATAGTTTATAAgctcatataaaaataaaagacttgttttataacagtttataacttatttttcagacgcaAAGTTAACTATTATAAGTTATTTTGCAAAAACAACATCAATGATTTGAATTTCTAATTACTTTTTTATAATCGAACTAGATCTTAAATATGCattttgataatatttatttattattttgagatattatattattttttaggcttaattgcaatttcgGTCCCcctattattcattttttaagattttggtccctctattttaaaatccggaattttagtccctttattttagttttttgaggattttgatcCCTCTGCAAATTCGAaggcaatttttaataaaatgtaaTTCACATTGATGTcatgttcaacataaatcttaaataaaaatagctatttttgaaaaaatcacTGCTGAACTAGCACTGACACATCATCAATAAGAgtgtcatttcatttaaaattacttttgaattcgcagggggaccaaaatcctcaaaaaactaaaatatagggactaaaattccggattttaaaatagagggaccaaaacccaaaaaaataaataatagagtgatcaaaattacaattaagtctattttttattatttaacatTAATAATCACTAGTTTAATATaatctatatttttattattttatatgttttaaacATAATTCTAGcattattattttcaatattaattaaaagtatatcatattatttttgtattaaaTTTAGCTTAGAATAGTATTAATAGAATTTTATTTAACTACAGTTTTGATTCTCCTATTTCACCTAATTCACGAAATTGGTTCcagttattataaaattaaactattttcatctttctctcatACTTTTGTACTTAAAATTAACGATGTTTCTAATATTCAATAGAAAATTTCTTGTGAAACATGACAAATCATCGTATATAAACTTATTGTAAAACTTTATAGATAAAGATATAAGTTTAAAAAACGAACATCTCATCGATTTTCTATAAAAATACGTGAGAGAGATCAAAACTGTTTGAATTTTAAATAGTAGACTAATTTTGTAAATTAGGTAAAATAGGAAGACTAAAACTAGAACTTAACCTAGATTTTTTATAATTGTAATTTACATCAATTGAAAATCTTTTCGAACTAAATCAATTTAACTTAAAGGCATcgatttttattcaaaattatcTAAATCGGGTTAAAACACATGTGAATGTAATCTTTagatgaaatgatattttattctaAAATAATTTCAAACCCCAACTCAAACACTCTTATTTAAGATAATTTATAAATGAAGTTCTATGCACGTCAATGTAAAAAATTATATACTATCAATTCCTCACTATTATCTGTTTGTATCATTTTATAGATATAGATTGTTATGCAGCATTCAAGGCCCAATAGAAACAAGAGACAATCTGTTATGTTAAGAGATTTCGTTTTACATTAAGGAGGTGTTATtagtcatttttatttattagtatGTTTTAATTAAATGCTGGGTTGTTACCCATGGCCCAATAGTATGCAAAACCCTACTATATAATATGTACGTTGCCTCCTTCATgaaatcaagaagaaaagtttgttttatttcattGTCTTTTTATGTATCTTAGATCTAGATTTCTAACACAAGTctatcattggtgctttcattgatCCTTCTCTACCCTCCCATGGCTCCTCCTAAGCCACCCAACCCATCTTCCAAAGAGATTTTGGAGGAAGCTCTCCAAATTTCTACCTTGAACCTTAACAATGCTTTGGCTGAAAATCAAGAGAACATGGATGAAAGGTTTGCTCATTTTACGGATGTATCTACCAAAAAGGTGGAGGAAATTCATTCACGGATGGATAAGGAAAAGGAGGTGGAAGATTCACGGTTTGATGCGGTCATGGATACACTTCATAAAGCTCTACGCCGTGACTCTATTCCTAAATCCACCGCGGCTGCCACTCTAACAGCCAGTTCTTCAGGTACTAATCCATCATCTTCTTCCATTTCTTTTGGTTCACCACCTTTTACCCATGTCTTCACTCCTACCAACTCCCCATTAAAGACTACTACCACCTCCAACACAAAAACACCCACACAGCCACCATACCAGTCCCAGCAGTTTTCGTCTTCCTGTACCCTACCTACCCAATCTGCTACATCCATACCTACCGTACTCACAACCTCACAACCCACTACCGTGACTTCACACACTGCTGTACCTATCCCTACCATACCCACATCCACCCAACCACCACAAACTTCCACTCAATCTATCTACACTATTCCTACTGGTCTGTCTGCAGCTTTCTCACCTACCCCATTTCCACCTTACCCACCTTATCTTAATTCCCAATCTGTCTTTATCCCAAATCAGAATTTTCACGCCCCTTTTCCACAACCAGATTTATTCCAACCACCCCCACATTTACCTCCCTTACCCCCGTTACGGTCCCCAAAATTAGAGCTACCCCTCTTTGATGGTTCCAATCCATTGGATTGGCTTTTCCAAGCTGAACAATTTTTTGGCTTTTACAATATTCCTCCTGAAAACCGATTATCTCTCACCTCCTTTTATATGAAAGGAGATGCTTTAGGGTGGTTTAAATGGATGTACCAGAATCATTTTTTAACTGATTGGGGTGGTTTTACAAGAGCTTTAGAATTGCGATTTGGGCCTTCAACATTTGAAAACCACCAAGCAGAATTGTTTTAGTTGAAACAAATAGGGTCTGTGATGGAATACCAAACTAAGTTTGAGCAGTTAGGTAACAAAGTGGTAGGCCTGCCTGCAGATGCTATATTAAATTGTTTTATCTCGGGACTACAACAAGACATTCAACACGAACTAGCTATTCACAAACCAACCACAATTTCCCAGGCTATTGGCCTTGCCAAGCTGATTAAAGCTAAAATTAGAGAATCAAAATCCAGATTTTCCAAACAATTCTCATCAACATACTCAAAACCCACGTCTTCTAATCCCAGCCCTCAACCCTTTAAAAACCAACCACTCACACCAAACAACCCCCCTTTCCAAAAAAACAACAATACTCAACATTCCAAAATTCCCATTCGCAAATTAACCCAAGCCCAACTCCAAGAACGACGTGCCCAAGGCCTGTGTTTTAATTGTGATGAAAAGTTCTTTACCGGTCATAAATGCACCACTAACAGATTCCTTATTCTACTGGCTGATGATGAACCTAATTCAGAATTATTAGAAGAGGAAGACCCCACAGATGTGTTAACAGAACCTAATTTGGTTGACACTTATTTCCAGCTTTCTCCCCAAGCAGTATCGGGCCAGTTTTCCCCAAAAACACTCAAATTTCAAGGTTCACTTGCTGGCTTACCAGTTATGGTACTGGTTGACACAGGCAGCACCCACAATATTATGCAGCCAAGGCTAGCTCACCACTTAAATCTTAAAACTACACCTATCAATCATTTTTCAGTTATGGTGGGAAATGGGTCTCATTTGCAATGTGAAGGTTTTTGTGATAATGTGGAAATCATGCTACAAAACAAACCATTTACCTTACCATTTTACCTATTACCAATTGAAGGGGCAGACATAGTGTTGGGCATGGCTTGGCTAAGAACATTAGGCCCAATTCAAGCGGATTTCTCCATTCCTTCCCTTACCTTTCATCATCTCACCAAACCAATCACTTTAACCGGTGACACCAGTTCATTTCCAACCCACACCTCCTACCACCAACTAAAACAACTCATTCACACCGATGCCATTGCATCATTCCACCTACTAATCATGGAACCCAGCAAACAACCACACTTAACTAATTGTCCCAAACCTGAAGTTTCTGATTTGCCCACACTACCCACCCAAATTACCAAACTGTTAACAGAATTCCAAACTATCTTTCAAACGCCAAAGGGACTACCTCCTCAACGCACCCATGACCACCACATTAACCTTTTACCGCACACTCCCCCAATAAATGTCAAACCCTATCGTTACCCTCATTCAAAAAAGGATGCCATGACAACCCTAATACAACAAATGCTCGAAGATGGCACTATCATACCTAGTACTAGCCCTTTCTCCTCACCTGTTTTATTAGTCAAAAAGAAGGATGGAACTTGGCGTTTCTGTGTGGATTACCGCGCATTAAATGCAGTTACTATTAAAGACAGATTTCCTATTCCTACAATTGATGAACTCTTAGACGAGTTGGGATCAGCCACCATTTTTACCAAGATAGATTTGTGTTCAGGTTATCATCAGATCAGGGATGCATCGAAAGACACATATAAAATagctttttgaacttttgatgGACATTACGAATTTTTAGTGATGCCCTTTGGGCTTACTAACGGTCCTTCCACTTTTCAATCGGCCATGAATGATCTTTTGAGGCCTTACCTAAGGCGGTTTGTCCTAGTTTTTTTTGACGACATTTTGATTTACAGTGCTAATTTTAGTGAGCATATTAAACACTTGCAGGTTATTTTTCAGTTGTTAGCAGCTAACAAATTTTTTGTGAAGTTATCTAAGTGTGTGTTTGCAGCTCATCAAATTGATTTCTTAGGCCACGTAATTTCGGCGAGTGGTGTTGCACCCGATTTAGAAAAAGTAAAAGCTATACTAGACTGGCCACAGCCACGTTCACTCTTGGCTCTCCGCGGTTTTTTGGGCCTCACCGGATTTTATCGTCGATTTGTTCGAAATTACGCCTCTCTCGCCGCTCTGCTCACTGATTTGTTACGTTCCACTAAGTTTGTATGGAGTACAGAGGCTGAGTCAGCCTTTACAAATCTCAAAAACAACATGACCGACATGGCGGTCTTGATTCTACCTAATTTTACAAAGCCCTTCAATATTGACACTGATGCATCAGGGGTTGCCATTGGCGCGGTACTCTCTCAAGACGGACATCCCATCGCATTCTTCAGTAAGAAATTATGTCCTCGCATGCAAGCGGCGTCAGTATATGTTCGTGAGATGCTGGCAATCACCGAATCTGTTAAGAAATGGCGTCAGTACCTCATAGGTCACAAGTTTAACATCTATACGGACCAGAAGAGCTTAAGAGATTTGTTATTACAACGAATACAAACACCAGAACAACAGCGTTGGACAGCTAAATTACAAGGTTTTGACTTTGAGATATTTTACAAACCTGGTAAAGCAAACTTGGTCGCAGATGCCTTGAGCAGGAAATTTGAGAAGGAGGCGCCCTTACTGCTTGCATTATCTTCCCCTGTTCGAGATCTCTTCACCACCCTGAAAATTTTTTACAAGTTTGATACTGTGGGTCAGAATTTGGTCACCATGGTTGGCCAAAATAACGTTGATTACTCATTTTCCCAGGGTCTACTGTATTACAAAAAGAGAGTGTTCATACCTGATCTTCAGAATCTTCGTTGGCAGGTCCTCAGCGAATACCACAACACTCCTGAAGGTGGACATTCAGGGGTCAAAGCCACTTTAGCACGCATCAGATCCTCGTTTTGTTGGCCAGGGATGTCCCTTGCAGTAACCAAAATGGTTAAACACTGCCCTAATTGCCAACACAACAAGTATGATACGCAAAAAAAAAGGGTTTATTACAACCACTTCCAGTACCAGATAAAGTATGGGAGGATATAACCATGGACTTTATAACAAACTTACCAAACTCTTACGGACATACGGTTGTTTGGGTCCTTTGCGATCGGCTGAGTAAGTTTGTTCACTTCATCGCTCTCCCCACACATTTTTCAGCAAAGGATTTGGCTGCGCGTTTTACAGTAGACATCTTCCGTCTTCATGGTATCCCCAGATCTATCATCTCTGACCGTGATCCA encodes:
- the LOC131644894 gene encoding GDSL esterase/lipase At1g28590-like gives rise to the protein MAATSKQKWRTVTLQLLFLMIAASVQLLTAACPTYSSIFSFGDSLADTGNQQLISPNLCSLPPYGETYFHRPSGRCSDGRLIIDFIAELLGVPMVKPYLGIKNGVLEDSSANEGANFAVIGATALNVSYFEERDVNIVATNCSLTVQLNWFKELLPTLCNSSKSCHDILKNSLFLVGEIGGNDFNYPLFIRKSIEEVSTYVPDVIKVITSSINELIDLGARTLLVPGNLPLGCNALYLTLYETKDGNQYDSFGCLKWLNKLAKYYNQKLQYKIYKLREIHPHANIIYADYYNAALPLYQFPTKFGFIGLQTCCGMGGSYNYNASKPCGKPGVISCDDPSRYIGWDGIHLTEAAYKLIADGIINGPYSLPQFSNL